In Pseudomonadota bacterium, the sequence AGCCACTTTCAAAACGTTTCAGTTTGGTCAAGCTCAAGGCGGGAGAAAATTTCAACCACAGGAATACATTTAGTATTTCGAGGATTGAAATTTGAGCCCAACGCAGAGATCGGCCAAAATGGGGCGTTTTGAAACTGGCTCGAATAACCAAACAATTACAACTTGAAGCAGTATATTATTTTGAAACTGGCTCAAACGTAATAAATTGTCAAAACACGTTTAGCAATTTATTGGCGTGCAGCCCTAGTATTCCTTCAATAATTGAAGGTTCGAGGGGCAGAGTCTTTATGTAGTCCACATTCTTTTTTATGGATGTTACATCAGGATAATCCGATCCGAAAATTATTTTGGAACCGATTTTTCCAAGCCGGGGAAAGTATTCAAGGAGTTTGGCCGGGGGTAAGCCTGATATTTCAAGATATATGTTTTTATGCAAAGAAGCCAGGGTAAATGCCTTATCATACCAAAACCCCCTTCCGGCATGGGCCATAATAATATTAAGCTTTGGGAAATCTGCTGCTACTTCATCTAGGTAAATGGGGTCACAATATTTAAGCTTTGTTCCCTCAAATACGGAAGTCCCTATATGATAAAGTATTGGAATACCCAATTTCTGAGCGGTTGCATAAAGTGGGTAGATGTTTTGCTGATTCGGGTAGAAATGCTGATAGCTGGGCCACAGTTTTAATCCTTTAAAACCGTCTTTAACAAGTTTTTCCAGCATAACATCCATATGAATATCTAAAGCAGGGTTGATGCTGCAAAAAGGAATCAGCCTGGGTTCTCCTTTGCATAGTGAAGCAACAAACTCATTTGATACTATTCCCGTTACTGTTGGGATTCTTTCAGCAAGTAATACAGCATAGTCTATTTCTTCTTCATCAAGAAAAGAAAGTATATCGCGGGCAGTTGGAGTATTTGCGAATCGTTTGGCCCATGTAGGATTTCTTTTTTTCAACAATCCCATAGGTTGGGGTAAAAAGTCAAAAACGGGGCTTAGCGGATGATAATGGAAATCAATAATTTTCATAGACTATTTTAACCTAATTATATTTTGTTGTTCTATTGATAAAGTTGAAAAGTATTTTTATTGTCATTCCGGCTTAATCTGGAATTTAATAACTTAACAGGTTATGGATACCGGCTTTCGCCGGCATGACGAGTCCTGGAGTTTTTATTTTTTATCCTTTATGTTTATTTTAATAAACTTATGCGACTATAGACTTACAGATAATGTTTTTGGCAAGGCCAGAAGGAGCACCCCTGAGTAAGACGTACAGATGGTACGTTGTCGAAGGGGGGCGACTGATAACGCAGTCCAAAAGCTTTATCTGTAAGTCTATATCAGTCTCCATATGCTGCATAGTACATTCTGATAAAATTCAAGTGACTCTGGAATGCAATTTCGGGGATCTCTTTGTAATGAAACCATGCGGCATCCGATGCATCATAGCCGGTGCAAAGAATCCCGCTGTAGTTTTTTACAAGATATCCAACAATAAGAACTGTATTATACTGCTGGTTCCGGTTTGAACTAACACCGAGAAGCGTCTTAATTTTACCTTTTAAGCCGGTTTCTTCTTCAAGTTCACGCAAAGCACCTTCTTCAGGATTTTCACCAAGCTCAATAAAACCACCCGGCAGGCACCAGAACCCGGCTTTAGGCTCAACATTTCTCTTAACAAGAAGAACCCTTTTTTCTTCATCGATAGTTACAAGACAGGTTGCAGGAACAGGATTTTCGTAAATAGGCTCATTGCATTCTTCACAAAAAAGGCGCTGTCTGTCTTCAAAAAACTTCTTGGTTAGCTTTGCTCCACAGTAGTAGCAGTTTGTTTTTTCCCGCATATTAATCGTCGAAATTCCCTTCTGCTCCTTTGTCCGATGTTATCAAGGCAGCTTTTTCGGATATTTTTTCAGGTGTCCACTGTGACGGATCTTCAATTCTTTCTGTTTTTGCTCCCGGATCATATGTTCCGGCATCTATGATATTTTGTATGGTTAAAGGAGCTGAATCCTTACCATTGAAGACATTTACAAGAATTTTGTATACAAATTCTTCCACTCTTTTTGCCATTCTGTTTCTGATATTTTCGGGCTGACTCAGTATCTTGTTTTCAAAAACTATGTTAAGTTTTTTATAGTTTCCACCTTTTATTTCTTTTGAATTCGCATACTCCACCATTTGTTTCCATAAATCTTCAGTAACACCCTCGCCTTTTACTTTTATGAAGTTTCCATTACTGTCAAGTATTGCATTCCCGTAATCATTTACTTCAAGACCCCATGAAACCATCTGAAGCGCTGTAGCAACATTAGCCTTTGTTGTGCGTGTTTTTGATGCTATTTCTCTTAATCTGTCGGAGCTGTTTCCTGATGTTCCGTGCTGTGCACCGGAAATTTTATATTTGGCCAAGGCGTCGTGTATGCTTACTGTTAGATCCACCTGAATTCCCTGATCGCTTGCTTCTATACCATGCGTTGTCCCGTTATTTAAAGCAATCCAATCAGGAAAAATATCATGCGCATTAAGACCCTGTATAAGAAATAAAGCTTCGTCAACAGTTGAGAGACCGGATTTGCCCTTTATTTCTCCGACTTCGGTTTCAAGACCTGCCCATTTGGGAATATACGGATTCAGTTCTATATTTGCCAAAAGATTTTTATCATCCGGCATATGTGACGCATCTATTGCAATTGAAGTCATGCCGGCTTCAAAAAGGGTAGGTATCTCAATTTTTGCAGCAGCAATGTCCTTCTCGTTTTTTATTCCGTAGTGATCCGCATGAATTGCAACAGGGATTGTAATTGACAGCTCATTGCAAAGGGCATCTACCTGCCTTGCTATATTCCAGTAATTGACAGCACAATATGCGCTTGCGCCACCTTCAGATTTTGCGATTTCAATAATTATAGCGGAATTAGCTCTTTGTGCAGCCATCAATGCGCCACGGATTACTATATTGCTTCTGCCGTTTGCAGCCATTGAAATTGCGTTGCCTTTGGCTGTCATGGCTCTGTCGATAAATTTTCCACTGACTATAAGGGCCTTTGAATTTGGAAAGAGTTTTTTGATGTTTGGTGGTCGGCCTACATCTACCGCCTTATCGAAATCAGAAACACTGCCTGTTTTATCTGACATAGTAATCCTCCTATAATTTATTCATAATGATGTGAGCCAGTTTCAAAACGCCCCATTTTGGCCGATCTCTGTGTTGGGCTCAAATTTCAATCCTCGAAATACTCAATGTATTCCTGCGGTTGAAATTTTCACCCGCCTTGAGCTTGACCAAACTGAAACGTTTTGAAAGTGGCTCATGTGTTATAGTTTTTCTATTTTATCTTTTATTTCTTTTGTTTTTCTTTCCTATATTGTTCCAGAGAATTTTTAATGCTTTTTTCCGCCTCATTGTTATATACTTCAACTTCCGCTTCAAAGGATTTTATTTTTTCCCGGGAATTTTTTGCTTTTTCATTAAAGACATTAATTTTTAAATTATATTCATTTACCTGAGCTTGTGTTTTAGCCTTTCCTTTCAGGTCATCAAGGGCGCTTTTTTCTTTTTTCAGGTCATCAAGCTCTGTATCGATTTCCTGTTGTTTTTGATCCAGGCGTTTTTTTGTTGCATCCAAATCTTCCGCATTACTTATTGGAGCAGTTTCTTTGTCTTCTTCCGTTTCCTGCGTTATTTCAGGTGGGGACTCGGTATCAATTTCAGTATCTGTATCAGTATCTGTTTCTGTGGCGACTTCAGCATCATATTCTGATTCACTGTTATATTCGGTTTCTGTGTCATATGCTGTTGCTTCGTCAGAAAAACCGTTTTCATAGCCTTTATATTCGCTGGTAGAAGACCTCTGATTTTTAGGAACTTTGCTGTAATCATCGGTATATTTAACCAAACCATCCTTATCAACATAGCGGAAAAATTCGGCTGATGCAGGAACAGCAAATATCAATACCATAAGAAATAACAAGAATTTTGTTTTTTTCATATACAATTCTCCCTATAATATTTCTCCAGATAAAGCGGATTAAAGACTACCTTAATTATTTTAAGTTTTTATGCTAAACCTAAAATACTTTAAGTTCAAGATTATTTTGTGATTATGTGTTTATATGATATATTATTGATAAATTACTACAGCAAGAATTGCTTTTATTTTTTATCCGGTGAATCATTTACAGAGACATCATAGTTTCTTCAAACAATATCAAGAATTAATTGACAACCATTAAAAGTTATGTAACCTTTTTATAAAAAATAATATAAAAAGAGTGACGATAAAATGAGATATTTCAGATTATTATTTGTTCCGGTTTTATTTGTTTTACTCGCCTGTATTCCCAAAACAGAAATTGTTAATGATACGGTTACAGATGATGATGCAGAAAGAATAGTTTTGTTTTCAAGAGCTGAAAATTTCTTTTCCACACAAAAATATAGCGAAGCCCTTGAAGCTTATAATGAATATATTAAACAATATCCAGGAACTCACCTCATTCCTTCAGCGTTGTTTCGGATAGGCGATATCTATGATAAACTTGGTGAAAACAATAAGTCGCGTATCAGCTACTTGAGTCTTATCAATGACTATCCGGAAAGTATGTATATTCCTGATGTAAAAATAAAAGTTCTTGAAGGATATTTTAAGCAAAAAATGTTTGAAGATGTAATAAAATACTCCGCAAGTATTTTTTCAGACAAGCTTACAGAGAAAGATATTTCCAAAACATATGTTTTAGTTGGAGATGCCCAGCTTGCTTTGAGTAATCCTTCGGATGCTGTGGTTTCTTATTTCAATGCCCGCTTAAAAAGCACTGAATATGAAAATAATATTATTAATACAAAACTAAAAAATGCCGTATCGCAACTTGAAGAAAAAGACATAAATTTTCTCATAGAAAGCATAAAAGACAATAATTTAATAGGGTACCTTAAGTATCTGATCGGATTGCGCTACTATGAAAATCAGCAATATAAAGAGGCGGCAAGCATTTTT encodes:
- a CDS encoding NUDIX hydrolase, which codes for MREKTNCYYCGAKLTKKFFEDRQRLFCEECNEPIYENPVPATCLVTIDEEKRVLLVKRNVEPKAGFWCLPGGFIELGENPEEGALRELEEETGLKGKIKTLLGVSSNRNQQYNTVLIVGYLVKNYSGILCTGYDASDAAWFHYKEIPEIAFQSHLNFIRMYYAAYGD
- a CDS encoding amidohydrolase family protein produces the protein MKIIDFHYHPLSPVFDFLPQPMGLLKKRNPTWAKRFANTPTARDILSFLDEEEIDYAVLLAERIPTVTGIVSNEFVASLCKGEPRLIPFCSINPALDIHMDVMLEKLVKDGFKGLKLWPSYQHFYPNQQNIYPLYATAQKLGIPILYHIGTSVFEGTKLKYCDPIYLDEVAADFPKLNIIMAHAGRGFWYDKAFTLASLHKNIYLEISGLPPAKLLEYFPRLGKIGSKIIFGSDYPDVTSIKKNVDYIKTLPLEPSIIEGILGLHANKLLNVF
- a CDS encoding class II fructose-bisphosphate aldolase, producing MSDKTGSVSDFDKAVDVGRPPNIKKLFPNSKALIVSGKFIDRAMTAKGNAISMAANGRSNIVIRGALMAAQRANSAIIIEIAKSEGGASAYCAVNYWNIARQVDALCNELSITIPVAIHADHYGIKNEKDIAAAKIEIPTLFEAGMTSIAIDASHMPDDKNLLANIELNPYIPKWAGLETEVGEIKGKSGLSTVDEALFLIQGLNAHDIFPDWIALNNGTTHGIEASDQGIQVDLTVSIHDALAKYKISGAQHGTSGNSSDRLREIASKTRTTKANVATALQMVSWGLEVNDYGNAILDSNGNFIKVKGEGVTEDLWKQMVEYANSKEIKGGNYKKLNIVFENKILSQPENIRNRMAKRVEEFVYKILVNVFNGKDSAPLTIQNIIDAGTYDPGAKTERIEDPSQWTPEKISEKAALITSDKGAEGNFDD
- a CDS encoding DUF4124 domain-containing protein, whose product is MKKTKFLLFLMVLIFAVPASAEFFRYVDKDGLVKYTDDYSKVPKNQRSSTSEYKGYENGFSDEATAYDTETEYNSESEYDAEVATETDTDTDTEIDTESPPEITQETEEDKETAPISNAEDLDATKKRLDQKQQEIDTELDDLKKEKSALDDLKGKAKTQAQVNEYNLKINVFNEKAKNSREKIKSFEAEVEVYNNEAEKSIKNSLEQYRKEKQKK